Proteins from a single region of Pseudomonas fulva:
- a CDS encoding class I SAM-dependent DNA methyltransferase → MPVNALYTDLSDYYDLMCADIDYRAQSQAVQRLHQLFGNGGTRHLDLACGTGPHVRHFLDAGFRSSGLDINQPMLDKAAIRCPEAHFAVQDMCAFSVAEPVDLITCFLYSLHYSATTARLAACIAHVHRALQPGGLFCFNAVDRTRIDNQLFAAHTVQIDAGRFTFSSGWHYSGAGEQQALRLRIEKTTGDETLTWHDEHPMVAVSFAELQALLEPHFDVHVLEHDYQRILPISESAGNALFACVKR, encoded by the coding sequence ATGCCCGTCAACGCCCTCTATACGGACCTGTCCGACTACTACGACCTGATGTGCGCCGATATCGACTACCGCGCGCAAAGCCAGGCCGTGCAGCGCCTGCACCAGTTGTTCGGCAACGGCGGCACACGGCACCTGGACCTGGCCTGTGGCACCGGGCCCCATGTCCGGCATTTTCTCGATGCGGGCTTTCGGAGCAGCGGGCTGGACATCAACCAGCCGATGCTCGACAAGGCCGCCATCCGCTGCCCCGAGGCGCACTTCGCCGTGCAGGACATGTGCGCGTTCAGCGTCGCCGAGCCGGTCGACCTGATCACCTGCTTTCTCTACTCGCTGCACTACAGCGCGACCACCGCACGGCTGGCGGCCTGCATCGCCCATGTGCATCGAGCGTTGCAGCCCGGCGGCCTGTTCTGCTTCAACGCCGTGGACCGTACCCGCATCGACAATCAGCTGTTCGCGGCGCACACCGTGCAGATTGATGCGGGGCGCTTCACCTTCAGTTCTGGCTGGCACTACAGCGGTGCGGGCGAGCAGCAGGCGCTGCGTTTGCGCATCGAGAAGACCACGGGCGACGAAACCCTGACCTGGCACGACGAACACCCCATGGTCGCCGTGAGCTTCGCCGAGCTGCAGGCGTTGCTCGAGCCGCACTTCGACGTGCATGTGCTGGAGCATGACTATCAGAGAATCCTGCCGATCAGCGAGAGCGCCGGCAATGCGCTGTTCGCTTGCGTGAAGCGTTAG